The Pseudomonas iranensis genome includes a window with the following:
- a CDS encoding NYN domain-containing protein, which yields MPTAVLVDGAFFIKRFRRIEPQNAFNAERAADLVHRWATAHLLNKTLTRPTGPIRELRQRARKELYRIFFYDCPPLDTKQHNPISKKAVDFSRSREAAFRKELHSRLRSKRKLALRLGHLSKDVRWTIKPAKIAELLKGKIQMTDLMENDVSIETRQKGVDMRIGIDVASLSFKQQVDQIVLIAGDADFVPAAKMARREGVDFILDPMWQSIPDSLMEHIDGLRSTCPKPPLRENKAAILEMQQPGSVIGEK from the coding sequence ATGCCCACTGCGGTGTTAGTCGATGGCGCCTTTTTCATCAAACGTTTTCGACGAATCGAACCTCAAAACGCCTTCAACGCTGAACGCGCGGCCGATCTGGTCCATCGATGGGCAACCGCCCACCTCCTCAATAAAACCTTGACCCGTCCAACGGGCCCCATTCGAGAGCTACGACAACGAGCCAGGAAAGAGCTTTACCGTATCTTCTTTTATGATTGCCCCCCACTGGACACCAAACAGCACAACCCAATAAGCAAAAAAGCTGTGGATTTTTCCAGGTCCAGGGAGGCGGCATTTCGCAAAGAGCTGCACTCCAGACTGCGAAGTAAACGTAAGCTGGCGTTACGACTTGGACATCTGTCGAAGGATGTCAGATGGACCATCAAACCCGCAAAAATCGCTGAGCTGTTGAAAGGCAAAATCCAGATGACTGACCTTATGGAAAATGACGTCAGTATTGAGACCCGTCAAAAAGGTGTCGATATGCGGATCGGCATTGATGTCGCGTCGCTGTCCTTTAAACAGCAGGTCGATCAGATAGTGTTGATAGCAGGCGACGCAGACTTTGTTCCAGCCGCAAAAATGGCAAGGCGAGAAGGTGTGGACTTCATTCTCGATCCGATGTGGCAGAGCATTCCCGATAGCTTGATGGAGCACATAGACGGTTTGCGCTCAACATGCCCCAAGCCGCCGCTTCGTGAAAATAAGGCGGCGATCTTGGAGATGCAGCAACCAGGTTCAGTCATTGGTGAGAAATAA
- a CDS encoding cupin domain-containing protein, with protein MMLTLELLIETPNMSSIDSFSVSSDLITELLRSMRLRGVQYRRIHAGAPYGLGFSDKPGHAYFHFVAAGSTVLRLEDGSLYELSAGNAVFIAHGAAHQLLSHAGAEVQDIDSAVAAPLGDTVCAVQVGHSADSSDSALLFSGCMEFELGSLQGLGRLMPGLMLIDAGGQRYPGLMPILATMEREVSAARIGFAGILARLADVVAAMIVRGWVECACGNASGLVAALRDPRLAQALLALHQQPGRDWSVAELATLCNTSRSVFAERFQTTLGTPPLRYATELRMRLASQWLTLERLPIEEVAQRLGYTSQAAFSRAFKRITGSSPGASRRQR; from the coding sequence ATGATGCTCACTCTTGAACTTTTGATCGAAACCCCGAACATGAGCAGCATTGATTCCTTCTCTGTGTCCTCAGACCTTATCACCGAGTTGCTGCGCAGCATGCGTCTGCGTGGCGTGCAATATCGGCGGATCCACGCCGGTGCGCCGTATGGTCTGGGTTTCAGCGACAAGCCCGGCCATGCGTATTTCCACTTCGTCGCCGCTGGATCGACGGTATTGCGACTGGAGGACGGCAGCCTGTACGAGTTGTCAGCAGGCAATGCGGTATTCATTGCTCATGGTGCCGCGCACCAGTTGCTGTCACACGCCGGAGCTGAAGTGCAGGACATTGACAGCGCCGTCGCCGCGCCACTCGGCGATACGGTCTGCGCGGTGCAGGTCGGTCACAGCGCCGATTCGTCCGATAGCGCCCTGCTCTTCAGTGGCTGTATGGAGTTCGAGCTCGGCAGCCTGCAAGGCCTCGGTCGGCTGATGCCGGGTCTTATGCTGATCGACGCCGGCGGCCAGCGCTATCCGGGCCTGATGCCGATCCTCGCGACCATGGAACGCGAAGTCAGCGCCGCGCGCATCGGCTTCGCCGGCATTCTCGCGCGCCTTGCCGACGTAGTGGCGGCAATGATTGTTCGTGGCTGGGTCGAATGCGCTTGCGGCAATGCCTCCGGTCTCGTCGCAGCGCTGCGCGACCCACGCCTGGCGCAGGCCTTGCTGGCCCTGCACCAACAACCGGGGCGCGACTGGAGCGTCGCCGAACTCGCAACGCTGTGCAACACCTCACGCTCGGTCTTCGCCGAACGCTTCCAGACCACCCTCGGCACCCCGCCGCTACGCTACGCCACCGAACTGCGCATGCGCCTGGCCAGTCAGTGGCTTACCCTGGAAAGACTGCCAATCGAAGAAGTGGCGCAGCGCTTGGGCTACACCTCCCAAGCGGCGTTCAGTCGTGCGTTCAAGCGGATAACGGGAAGCTCGCCGGGAGCGAGTCGGCGCCAGCGCTGA
- a CDS encoding MFS transporter has protein sequence MNERVGDGRTAGEPLVPAWMAVFSLAMGVFGLLTAEYLPASLLTPMALDLGVSEALAGQAVTVTAVVALFAGLLVPGLTRSLDRRLVLLGFSALMIASNLLVALSSSLAVLLIMRILLGIALGGFWSMAAAVAMRLVPAALLPRALSIIFSGIAVGTVVAVPLGSYLGGQFGWRSAFFAAAAVGVVTLVFQMFTLPSLAPHRPSRLRTVLEVLLRPGIAVGMFGCVLVHTGHFALFTYIRPFLESTIGVGPQTLALMLLGFGVANFVGTLFAGWLLQRNPRATLVLMPVLVGVAALALVGLPASVTGQALLLALWGMAFGGVPVAWSNWVARSIPDQAESAGGMVVASVQSAIAAGAAAGGSVFSFSGINGVFVAAGILMLLAALLIALKVNVDVPEPGSAALPVHL, from the coding sequence ATGAATGAACGTGTAGGTGATGGGCGAACTGCAGGGGAGCCGCTGGTGCCTGCTTGGATGGCGGTGTTTTCGCTGGCGATGGGTGTGTTTGGTCTGCTCACGGCGGAATATCTGCCGGCCAGCCTGCTGACGCCGATGGCGCTCGATCTCGGCGTCAGCGAAGCGCTGGCAGGGCAAGCGGTGACGGTGACCGCGGTGGTCGCGCTGTTTGCCGGATTGCTGGTGCCCGGGTTGACGCGCAGCCTTGATCGGCGGCTGGTATTACTCGGCTTTTCGGCACTGATGATTGCTTCGAATCTGCTGGTGGCGCTGTCGTCCAGCCTCGCAGTGTTGCTGATCATGCGCATCCTTTTGGGCATAGCCCTCGGCGGATTCTGGAGCATGGCGGCGGCCGTGGCGATGCGCCTGGTGCCGGCGGCGCTGCTGCCCCGCGCGTTGTCGATTATCTTCAGCGGGATCGCCGTGGGGACCGTGGTGGCGGTGCCGTTGGGCAGCTATCTCGGCGGCCAGTTTGGCTGGCGCAGTGCGTTTTTCGCAGCTGCAGCGGTTGGCGTGGTGACGCTGGTCTTTCAGATGTTCACGCTACCCAGTCTGGCGCCGCATCGTCCGTCACGCCTGCGTACGGTGCTCGAGGTGTTGCTGCGACCGGGCATTGCCGTCGGCATGTTCGGCTGTGTATTGGTGCATACCGGCCATTTCGCGTTGTTCACCTACATCAGGCCATTTCTGGAAAGCACCATCGGCGTCGGCCCGCAGACCTTGGCACTGATGCTCCTTGGTTTCGGCGTGGCGAACTTTGTCGGTACGCTGTTCGCCGGTTGGCTGTTGCAGCGCAATCCAAGGGCAACACTGGTGCTGATGCCAGTGTTGGTGGGCGTTGCTGCTCTGGCGTTGGTCGGGTTACCGGCGTCGGTCACCGGGCAGGCGTTGCTCTTGGCGCTGTGGGGGATGGCCTTTGGTGGCGTGCCGGTCGCATGGTCGAACTGGGTGGCGCGCTCGATACCCGATCAGGCCGAAAGCGCAGGCGGCATGGTGGTCGCATCGGTGCAGTCGGCGATTGCCGCAGGCGCCGCCGCTGGCGGTTCGGTGTTCAGTTTCAGCGGTATCAATGGCGTGTTTGTAGCGGCTGGAATTCTGATGTTGCTGGCCGCGCTGCTGATTGCACTGAAGGTCAATGTCGATGTGCCAGAGCCGGGCTCAGCGGCTTTGCCAGTGCATTTGTGA